In Microbacterium sp. ABRD28, the genomic stretch TAGCTCATTAGTCTTGCTAAGTGTTGGAGTCGGTGCGAAGACCGCCGGGCAGCACGGGCTCGCGTCGCGACGGCTCTTCCCGTGCCCTGCGCAGCGGCCCGTTCGTCCCCCGTCGCTCCCACGCCGTCGGTCCCACGCCGTCGGTCCCACGCCGGTAGCTCCCACGCCGCCGCTCCCACGCCTCCGCTCCACGGGTCGCCCCCACGTCGATTCGTTCGTCGCAGATGTACGCAAAAGGGGGGTTCCGCCGTACATTTCCGACGAGCGAACGAAGGGAGGGGGCGGGGGCGCGGCGGGGAGCGTCGCGCCCGAGGGGCGAGCGGGAAGGGGCGGTGCGCAGGATGCGAGGCGCGCAGTCGCCGGTGGACACAACCCCCGCCCGCCGCTTCCAAGCCGTTCGTTCGTCGCAGATGTACGCCAAAGGGGGGTCACGTCGTACGCCTCCGACGAACGAACGAACGAATGGAGGGGTGGGAAGGGGCGGTGCGCGAGCGCGAGGGATGCGCGGGCGGGTGCCGCGGCTAGGCTCAAGCCATGCCCGAGTTCATCGACGCACACGGCATCGCGATCGTCTACGACGTCCACCCGGCCGAGACGCCCGCGCCTCGGGCCGTCGTACAGCTGCTGCACGGCGTCGGCGAGCACGCCGGACGTTACACGCGCCTGACGCAGACGCTCACCACCGCGGGGTACACCGTGTACGCCGATGACCACCGCGGGCACGGTCGCACGGGCCTGCGGCAGCACGACGGCGACCACTCCCGACTCGGCCGGCTCGGTCCCGGGGGCATGCCGGCCACGCGCGACGCGGTCTGGCAGTTCACCGAGCTCATCCGCGACGCCCACCCGGACCTGCCGCTGATCCTGCTCGGGCACTCGTGGGGTTCGTTCCTTGCGCAGATGCTGCTCAACCGTCACCCCGATGCCTACGACGCCCTCGTCCTCAGCGGCTCGGCGCTCATGTGGCCCGGGTCGCTGAATCCCGGCGACCTGAACGCGCCGTGGGCCGGGGAGGGTGCGACCGGGGTCGAGTGGCTGTCATCCGACGCGGAAGTCGGTCGTGACTTCCTCGACGATCCGCTGACGACCACGACGCCGCTGCGGAAGCTGTTCGGACTCATCGACTCCGCACGGCTGTTCGAACGCCCGGGCCGCGGACTCGCGCAAGCGGCCGGTCATGACATCCCCGTGCTGCTGATGGTCGGGCGCGATGACACCGTGGGCGGTCCGCGGAGCGTCCATCGCCTCGCCGCGGCCTACCGCGAACGGTCGGGGTTCGCCGATGTCACCACCCTCGTCTACCCCGACGCGCGGCACGAGATCTTCAACGAGGTGGTGCAGGCCGAGGTGCGTGCCGACCTGCTGGCGTGGCTCGACCCGCGCTTTCCCGCGCGGGACTGAGCCGCAGCCCGTCGCCGGCCCGTCGCCGGCCCGTCGCCGTCGTCGGAGAAACGCGCCGTCGTCGCAGGATCCGGGCGGATTCCTGAGACGCTCGCGCGATTCTCCGACGGCGATGACGGAACAGACGAGTGGATGCCGCGATGCGGCCGCCGTACGCGCGACTCAGCCGCGCGCGCGGCGCGGCCGGCGGGTGCCTCGCTGGATGTCGGCGACGGTGCTGCCGGTGGTGAAGCGGGGGGCGGTCTGAGTGCGGGCGCCGCTGCCGGCGGACTGACCGGCGCGGGCACCGTTCTGCCCCGACCGCGCGCCGGCGGTCGAGCCTGCGGCGCGCTCGCCGGACTGCGCGGAGCGCTCGCCCGCCGGGCGCCGTCCGCGGGAGCGACCCCGGCCGCCACCGGCGCCGTCCGCGTTCCGCGCGGAACCGTCACCCGAGCTCGAGCGACCGCGCCCGCCGCTGCCGTTGCCGCTGCCTCCGCGACCCGACGAGGCGACGACCGGCGCCGGGGTGACGTGTTCGGCGACGGCGCCGACGAGCGCGGCGACCGTGGTGTCATCGGCCGCGACCTGCTCGAGGGGTGCGGTCACGTGAGCCTTGCGCAGCAGATCGCCGACCTCGCGACGCTGGTCGGGTGTCGCGACGGTGACGACGACGCCCTCGGCGCCCGCGCGGGCGGTGCGGCCCGAACGGTGCAGGTACGCCTTGTGCTCGACCGGCGGGTCGACGTGCACCACGAGCTCGACCTCGTCGACGTGCACACCGCGCGCGGCGACGTCGGTCGCGACGAGCACGCGCACGCCGCCCTGGTCGGCGGGGGCGCCGAAGGCGGCGAGGTTGCGCTCACGAGCGTTCTGACCGAGGTTCCCGTGCAGGTCGACCGCGGGGATACCCGCGGCGGTGAGCTGCTTGGCGAGCTTCTTGGCCTGGTGCTTGGTGCGGGTGAAGAGGATGCGACGCCCGCGGCCCGACGCGAGGTGGCGCACGAGCGCCGCCTTGCCGTCGGAGGGAACGACGAAGACGCGGTGGGTCATGACGCCGGCGGGGACACTCTCCTCGTCGACCTCGTGGCGCACTTCGTTCTGCAGGAAGCGGCGGACGAGCGCGTCGACGCCGCGGTCGAGCGTGGCGCTGAAGAGCAGACGCTGCCCACCCTGCGGGGTGGCGGCGAGGATGCGGGTCACTCCGGGGAGGAACCCGAGGTCGGCCATGTGGTCGGCCTCGTCGAGCACGGCGATCTGCACGGCATCCAGCCGGACGACTCCCTGCTTCATGAGGTCTTCGAGGCGCCCGGGGCAGGCCACGACGATGTCGACGCCGCGGTTCAGCGCCTGCTCCTGGGGCTTCTGGCTGACGCCGCCGAAGACCGTGGTGACGGTGAGGTTCGCGGCGGCGGCGAGCGGCGCGATCGTCGCGGCGATCTGGGTCGCGAGCTCGCGGGTCGGGGCGAGCACGAGGCCGCGAGGGCGGCGAGGCTCGCGGCGGCCCCCCGCGAGACGGGCGACCAGTGGCAGCGCGAACGCGATGGTCTTGCCGCTGCCGGTGCGGCCCCGGCCGAGCACGTCACGGCCGGCGAGGGAGTCGGGGAGCGTGTCGCGCTGAATCGCGAAGGGCTCGGTCTTGCCGTCCGCGAGGAGGACGGCGGCGAGGTTCTCGGGCACGCCGAGAGAGGTGAAAGAAGACATGGATGCTTTCGATGAGGCCCGGCGCTGCGAAGCGAGCGAAGAGCAGAAGGAGGCGACGGCGCGGGATCGCGCATCGGTTCGCCGTTCGTCGTGTGGCGGATCGGGGAACCAGCCGGTGGCCTCGCGAGAGGCGGAAGCGTGACGACGACGCAGCAGCGAGGACGCTACATCCCGACAGTAACACGCGTCACCGAGAACCCGCTGACACGGGATGCCTCGCGCGACGCCGGCCGCGGCGATGTAGTATCCCCGCCACGGGGAGAGGTCTTGGACCCTCGGTACGGGTCCGCGAGTCCTTCCATCATGGCGGCAGGATCACCTGTTCGCGTCCGTCTCGGCGCAGCGTCGTGGCGGTCGAGGAAGACCGAGGAGTACGGCGATGCGCGACCCATTCCCCCGTCGGCGGATGCCGCGTGTCGTGACGACAGCCATCGTCGCCGTGGTGACGGCTGCGATGGTCGTGCCCGCATCCGCGGCGACGGCCAACGATCGACCGCCGGCCGCACCGCTCCACTCGAATCCGTTCAGCACGACGCTGCAGGCGGCGCAAGGACTGACCGGCCAAGCCCGCACCGATGCCCAGCTGCTCGGGAGCATCCCGTCCGCCGAGTGGTTCACCGGGGGGACGCCCGAGGAGGTCCGCGCGAGGGCCGCGGCGTATGTCGATACCGCCACCAGCGCGGGGGAGACGCCGGTGCTGGTCGCGTACAACCTGCCGTTCCGCGACTGCGAGCAGTACTCCGCGGGAGGTGCAACCGACACGGCTGCGTACACCGCCTGGATCGCGGGCCTCGCAGCGGGTATCGGCAGTCGACCCGCGATCGTGATCCTCGAGCCCGACGGCTTGGGCGTCATCCCGTATTACACGACGATCGGTGGCGTGGCCGAATGGTGCCGTCCGGTCGGTTTCGACTCGAAGACCGCCGCCGCGGATCGCTTCGCACAGTTCAACAGCGCAGTCGACACCCTCGGCGGCCTGGCATCGACATCCGTGTACCTGGACGGCACGCACAGCGACTGGCTGAGCGTGGCCGACATCACCGACCGCCTGCTGAAGGCGGGGGTGCAGCGCGCGTCCGGCTTCTTCCTGAACGCGTCGAACTTCCAGTTCACCGCCAACGTCGAAGCCTTCGGCAGATGGGTCTCCTCATGTCTGACCTACGTCACAAAGGTCAAGCCCGGCGGGTTCAGCGAATGCGGCGACCAGAAATGGAACGGCGGCCCGGCGACCGGCTGGTCGGGGGTGGCTATGACGAACACCGGGCAGTGGAGCGCCGGTGCGACAGACCCCGCCCTCAACACGGCGGGGGTCGACTCGCGTTACGCAAGCATCTTGGCCGGCGTGCAGCCCACCACGCCGTTCGTCATCGACACCAGCCGCAACGGGAAGGGTCCGTGGCAGCCTCCGGCCGGTACCTACCGTGATCCGGAGGTGTGGTGCAATCCGCCCGGACGAGGTGTCGGCGCGCGCCCGACGATGCAGACCGGCAAGCCGCTGGTGGACGGATACCTGTGGATCAAGGTCCCTGGTGAATCGGATGGCCTGTGCTTCCGAGGCACCGGCGGCCCCCTGGATCCTTCGCGCGGGGTGGCGGGACCGGCTGCCGGAGCGTGGTTCCCCGCTCAGGCGCGCGAGCTGGTCTCGCTCGCGCAACCGACGCTGGCTCCCCTCACCTGCACCGTCACCGTCGACGTCACGCGCTCCAGCTCCGGCTTCTCTGCGTCGATGGTCGTCCGCAATGACAGCACGCAGACCCTCCGCTCGTGGGCGTTGCGCTGGAACGCCGA encodes the following:
- a CDS encoding alpha/beta fold hydrolase, with amino-acid sequence MPEFIDAHGIAIVYDVHPAETPAPRAVVQLLHGVGEHAGRYTRLTQTLTTAGYTVYADDHRGHGRTGLRQHDGDHSRLGRLGPGGMPATRDAVWQFTELIRDAHPDLPLILLGHSWGSFLAQMLLNRHPDAYDALVLSGSALMWPGSLNPGDLNAPWAGEGATGVEWLSSDAEVGRDFLDDPLTTTTPLRKLFGLIDSARLFERPGRGLAQAAGHDIPVLLMVGRDDTVGGPRSVHRLAAAYRERSGFADVTTLVYPDARHEIFNEVVQAEVRADLLAWLDPRFPARD
- a CDS encoding DEAD/DEAH box helicase → MSSFTSLGVPENLAAVLLADGKTEPFAIQRDTLPDSLAGRDVLGRGRTGSGKTIAFALPLVARLAGGRREPRRPRGLVLAPTRELATQIAATIAPLAAAANLTVTTVFGGVSQKPQEQALNRGVDIVVACPGRLEDLMKQGVVRLDAVQIAVLDEADHMADLGFLPGVTRILAATPQGGQRLLFSATLDRGVDALVRRFLQNEVRHEVDEESVPAGVMTHRVFVVPSDGKAALVRHLASGRGRRILFTRTKHQAKKLAKQLTAAGIPAVDLHGNLGQNARERNLAAFGAPADQGGVRVLVATDVAARGVHVDEVELVVHVDPPVEHKAYLHRSGRTARAGAEGVVVTVATPDQRREVGDLLRKAHVTAPLEQVAADDTTVAALVGAVAEHVTPAPVVASSGRGGSGNGSGGRGRSSSGDGSARNADGAGGGRGRSRGRRPAGERSAQSGERAAGSTAGARSGQNGARAGQSAGSGARTQTAPRFTTGSTVADIQRGTRRPRRARG
- a CDS encoding glycoside hydrolase family 6 protein, encoding MRDPFPRRRMPRVVTTAIVAVVTAAMVVPASAATANDRPPAAPLHSNPFSTTLQAAQGLTGQARTDAQLLGSIPSAEWFTGGTPEEVRARAAAYVDTATSAGETPVLVAYNLPFRDCEQYSAGGATDTAAYTAWIAGLAAGIGSRPAIVILEPDGLGVIPYYTTIGGVAEWCRPVGFDSKTAAADRFAQFNSAVDTLGGLASTSVYLDGTHSDWLSVADITDRLLKAGVQRASGFFLNASNFQFTANVEAFGRWVSSCLTYVTKVKPGGFSECGDQKWNGGPATGWSGVAMTNTGQWSAGATDPALNTAGVDSRYASILAGVQPTTPFVIDTSRNGKGPWQPPAGTYRDPEVWCNPPGRGVGARPTMQTGKPLVDGYLWIKVPGESDGLCFRGTGGPLDPSRGVAGPAAGAWFPAQARELVSLAQPTLAPLTCTVTVDVTRSSSGFSASMVVRNDSTQTLRSWALRWNADPTQQVRRVIPGTFIQQGSRVTVTPPLYLASLAPGKTTKFSISGVGAATEPWLARVSDKPCYTL